The Cheilinus undulatus linkage group 17, ASM1832078v1, whole genome shotgun sequence genomic sequence gtgggtttttagacatgcagacatccaatactggagtgttttttcagaaacaacttcacaggcatgttttagggacctctgagacggATATAAACTTATCTTAAGGGGCAAAATATGCaacttttaaacataaaaatgaacagatcctgtttgtttgttttattttttagtggCCCTAACACGCTGTCGTGATAATGAGTATTTATACGTAGAGCGAGTGTCTGTAGGCCGACTATTTTGGGATTTTGACAACGAAAACAGTTCAAATTGATCAGGGCGTCAAAAGATTTCCATGTTTACTTTtgcaggatttctgtagttaatcacaattaatcacaccctttttatgacatcaaaaatgtgcatttaaaactatttatgtcatttttggaTCTTTCTGCTCTCTTAAACCAAAGGTAACTGACTTACAGAGGATACAGGCCTGCTTTTACAGGCACACTGAAGAcctaaccacagaaaaaggaactttttatggattgaaaagaaaaataaaacagttaaatgttttatacCACAGTATTTAGGGGACTCTGGACTTttcctctgagctgtctgtgagttttagGACAAAGCAGGACAGTACGGTTCTGTTTATGGAACCATTCCCAACTTTCCTAAACCCAGGAGAACTGAAGGAAGCTGCTTGGTTTAAATGCTCCTAAAAgtctgacaaaaacagaaacttttaGTGAGAAAACTCTGATCCATCCATGATGATGCTGCAGTAGGATGAacacatctccagcatttttaACCTCTAAGTCATCAAATCCAGATCCATCTTCCTCCAGAGCGTGTCCCAGCATCCTCTCTCTATAAACCCCCGTATGGGGGGTCTCTGCCTCTGTGTGCTTGTCTGTAGTGATGCCTGCTCCTCGGAGCGTCCCACTCCTCTTCCTTACGCCCGTCATGCCCGTTGGACTCGTTAGCCCAAAGCGGGGAGTACTGTGGAAGgacaggaggagggggaggagcttTCCAACTGTCCTGCTGCCAGTGGGACGAGGACCTCCGCTCCCAATCCCGGTCGGGATACCTGGGCCTGCTCTCCTCGAACTGGGGGGGTCTGCTCCACTGGCTGTCGAGATGAGGCGCCGTCCATTGATACGGGTTGAAACTGGCTCCCATTGGTGGacagaaaggaggaggagggtagGGGAGGAGGCCGTTAGAGGTTGAGCGAgggtttctttctctcttctttctatttctgaaaaaataaaatgtaaaatgggtaaaatggtaaaaggtaaaatgtaaaaaatcacTTATTTTTATCATTCCTGTTATTTTTCATAGTTTCAACTATCTTTAAAAACCACCAGTTCTTTTAAAAGCAtctttgtgagaaaaaaagagggagaaaagctgttaaaaaggctcAGACAGCCATGTGTCATGTGACTACAAACGACCTATGGGATTAAAGTTCTGTGCCGCTCCTCCTCTCTACCTGTGGCGCCGGGACTCGGAGTGAGGCCGTCTCTCGTCTTGGCCGCCTGGATCTAACGGTCGACGTGAAGCGAGGCGTCGGGACTTGAAGTGAGGCGGTCTCTCATCTTGGTCGTCTGAATCTAACGGTCGACGGGAAGCGAGGCGTTGGGACTCGGGGTGAGGTCGTCCCTCGTCTTGGCCGTCTGAATCTAACGGTCGATGTGAAGCGAGGCCTTTCATTGGCTCCTGCTCGGACTCCTCCATCCCATCATTACTGTCAATAaagatcacacacacacaggttaGACCAATCACAACAGGGCAGGTAAGAGAGGTAAGGTGACCTTTATGTGGCCCAGATTTAAAGACAGTCCCTTGATTCTTCAGGGGGTTTTTGTAGAACATGGGTCATTATTTTAGCCAGCTGGTCCAATAAAAGCAGCTGTTATTATCTCACACGTACGCAGACATCTATCTCTGGATTAATCTGAGACTGAAAGAAGCAGAAAGCATGAGGACACTTGGCAGATTCTGGAGCAGAGCAGAGTAAAGACTGgaaataatttgattaaaagtcaggaatgtggaaaataaatttgttttcatttcatattttcagtgttGTATCTCACAATGATGACTTatggttttaacttttggtcttatattttaaacttttagaaTCTCAATTTTGAATCATAAGTTaaagtttgatattttaaactcatcatttttttatttcttctcacagtttgaccattaaaactcatgattttgaattttatctcatattttgaccttttcaactcagaattttgactttttctcttatattttgacctttcagatcagaaaatttaaattttgagcaatattttgactttcaaaactcataattttaaattgatctcatattttgaccttttcatctcttaattttgatttttttttctcacattttgacattttcatctcATAACTTTGTCTTTTATATcttatcttgacctttaaaactaatgagTAAGAGTTAGGCGTGggtaaaaatattgtttaatcGCTGCATTGCAATATTTcccccccaattcaatatcgattcagcaaatcctctgaatcgattcacctcctggccagtgggggtcactgCGCGTGTGATTCGCGTGTGTGTGGATGGaggccgcactcgaccaaacaacaaccaaccataaccatgttatgtgaggtttatcacaaataagaaatgttaaagtttacatgcactttactttttcagtgtttatacagaactggcatgttttttacttttgtactccttatgcacaagtaagttattattgtgcaaatttttattttcagatgttttattgcgaaaaaatgtgaggtgacctaccacatatgttcacatgggcatgaaaattaTTACTggaaattgtcaacaggtcatttgtgtatttctagttcttactgaatcaacatcaaagcatttaaatcaatatccaATCGATATCGGATTGGATtgcaacctaaagaatcaaaatcaaattgaatcgtgaggttcttagcaATACCCAGCTTTATTAAGAATTGTATCTTGTTGTTTTCAACttgaaaactcatgatttggaattttatctcattttttgacctttaaaactcaaaattttgaatttaatcccatatttgaacttttgaactcatgattttgactttttctcttatattttgacctttcagatcaacaattttaaatttattttgactttcaaaactcatgattttgaatttcatctcatattttgaccttttcatctcataagtttgactttttctcttatattttgacctttcagatcagcaattttaaattttgagccatattttgactttttcaactcaTAACTTTGTCCTTTACaccttattttgacctttaaaactaataatCAAGAATtgtatctaattatttttaatttgaaaactcgtgatttcaaattttatctaatttttggacctttaaaactcataattttgatttctaTCCTatatttgaacttttaaactcatgattttgaattttatctcatattttgatcttttcatctcataattttgattttttttcctcacattaTGACAGTTTCAGcttataactttgacttttatatcttattttgacctttaaaactaatgattAATATTGCATCTTATTGTTTTGAACttgaaaatattaataatattaatattaatattttcacCATCAAAAATCATGATATCAGCTTTCTATCtcacatatttgccttttaaatacattattttgactttaaatgtatgtttttaccttttgaaccaataagtttgactttttcatctcagattttaagcCTTAGACTTGTCATGTTGAgttttttatcatcaaaatcatttataatcagttaaaatcaagttttttccccccataattcatttctggtgaaaaagAGGCTGACATTTAATGGttaatcttgaccctgttaggccctcaggttagacccaaggtcagaatccggcccctgctgtagAGCATCCTGTTCTCTGATTTCCAACATTCTGGGTGGAAAATCTTAAAAGTTGCAGGCGAACTGCATAAACACACATCTTTACCAGTATGAGCTCAGATTAACAAACACGTGCTAGGCCTGGTTACTCGTCATCCAAACATA encodes the following:
- the LOC121525067 gene encoding RNA/RNP complex-1-interacting phosphatase-like translates to MSGHKKKNGIPDRWLDYKAVGKRLHGTRFIAFKVPLKQSLICQLPSRDVFGPWELLDALSEENQELGLIIDLTFTTRYYKLQDLPESLMFVKILTAGHEVPSDKTILSFKRAVRNFLRENADNDKLIGVHCTHGLNRTGYLICRYLIDVDGMDPKEAVQLFNSSRGHDIERQNYLEDLQSGPKRSNDGMEESEQEPMKGLASHRPLDSDGQDEGRPHPESQRLASRRPLDSDDQDERPPHFKSRRLASRRPLDPGGQDERRPHSESRRHRNRKKRERNPRSTSNGLLPYPPPPFCPPMGASFNPYQWTAPHLDSQWSRPPQFEESRPRYPDRDWERRSSSHWQQDSWKAPPPPPVLPQYSPLWANESNGHDGRKEEEWDAPRSRHHYRQAHRGRDPPYGGL